In Stieleria varia, one genomic interval encodes:
- a CDS encoding prolipoprotein diacylglyceryl transferase has protein sequence MRRTLLFIPHEIAGLPVFGIGWILILFAIFVVVRLLVARRSGQSFGELIASESILWGIVAAAIVFVLPMVELKNLEGEPVGVAVRGYGVFLLIAVVSSVALAAIRAKRSGMNPETIYSLAPWVFVAGIVGARVFYVVQYFENFVGETPGQTVRNMLMFNEGGLVVYGSFIGGFLAAVGFVYWRKLPLLKLGDIIVPCMFLGVFFGRLGCLMNGCCYGGRCDDGVMALHFPPGSRVYEDQAASGELIGLRVDEETGRILAVEEDSLAAQRGIEEGQIFRGAYPVRPRADSEALKLPAEDVPRPWVVEVSGREYPFRPDELPPKALPVRAAQIISSVSALTLCIALCFLSRWKFRDGTLMMLGFASYAVLRFVLEIVRVDEAGQFDTALTISQWVSIVVLICSVAGMAWIQFTRREPA, from the coding sequence ATGCGTCGCACGCTCCTTTTCATTCCTCACGAAATCGCCGGACTGCCGGTTTTTGGCATCGGCTGGATACTGATTTTGTTCGCCATTTTCGTCGTCGTGCGGCTGCTCGTTGCACGGCGATCGGGGCAGTCGTTTGGGGAGTTGATCGCGTCAGAAAGCATTTTGTGGGGCATCGTTGCCGCTGCGATCGTCTTCGTCTTGCCGATGGTCGAGCTAAAGAATCTGGAGGGTGAACCGGTCGGGGTGGCGGTGCGCGGCTACGGCGTGTTCCTACTGATAGCCGTCGTTTCTTCGGTCGCTTTGGCTGCGATACGGGCCAAACGAAGCGGAATGAACCCCGAAACGATCTATTCGCTTGCTCCCTGGGTGTTCGTCGCGGGGATTGTCGGTGCACGCGTTTTCTATGTCGTGCAGTATTTTGAAAATTTTGTCGGTGAAACTCCCGGCCAAACCGTTCGAAACATGTTGATGTTCAACGAAGGCGGTCTGGTGGTCTACGGATCGTTCATCGGTGGCTTTCTCGCTGCGGTCGGGTTTGTGTATTGGCGTAAGCTGCCGTTATTGAAACTCGGCGACATCATCGTGCCTTGCATGTTCCTGGGGGTGTTTTTCGGCAGGCTGGGATGTTTGATGAACGGATGCTGTTATGGAGGACGTTGCGACGACGGCGTGATGGCACTTCATTTTCCGCCGGGCAGTCGCGTCTATGAGGACCAAGCAGCCAGCGGGGAACTGATCGGGCTGCGGGTGGATGAAGAAACGGGGCGAATCCTTGCGGTCGAAGAAGACTCACTGGCGGCACAACGGGGAATCGAAGAGGGGCAGATTTTCCGTGGCGCGTATCCCGTACGTCCCCGAGCGGACTCGGAAGCGTTGAAGCTGCCTGCAGAGGATGTCCCCAGGCCGTGGGTGGTGGAAGTATCGGGGCGTGAGTATCCCTTCCGACCCGACGAGCTTCCCCCCAAGGCCTTGCCCGTCCGCGCAGCTCAAATCATCAGCAGCGTCTCTGCGCTGACACTCTGTATCGCATTGTGCTTCCTGTCTCGTTGGAAATTTCGTGACGGGACACTGATGATGCTTGGCTTTGCCAGCTATGCCGTGTTGCGGTTTGTCCTGGAAATCGTTCGCGTCGATGAAGCCGGCCAGTTCGACACCGCGCTAACGATTTCACAGTGGGTCAGTATTGTTGTGTTGATATGTTCCGTCGCAGGCATGGCGTGGATTCAATTCACTAGGCGTGAGCCGGCATGA
- a CDS encoding sugar phosphate isomerase/epimerase family protein, giving the protein MARPVTLFTGQWADLPIAEMAKMTKGFGYDGIELACWGDHFEVDKALAEDDYCDKKHALLSDAGLECHAISAHLVGQAVLDTIDERHKAILPAYVWGDGDPAGVNERAIEELKNTARAAQKFGVEVVNGFTGSSIWHLLYSFPPVPPSMIDAGFDLLAERFNPILDVFGECGVRFALEVHPTEIAFDIHTAQRALDALDNRPEFGFNFDPSHLIWQGVDPVKFIRQFHDRIYHVHVKDAIVTLDGTSGINCSHLNFGDHRRGWDFRSPGRGGVNFEEIIRALNDIDYQGPLSIEWEDSGMDREFGAREACEFTKKLDFSPSGRAFDAAFDEAND; this is encoded by the coding sequence ATGGCTCGCCCCGTCACACTGTTTACCGGCCAATGGGCCGACCTGCCGATCGCAGAAATGGCCAAGATGACCAAAGGATTCGGCTACGACGGAATCGAATTGGCTTGCTGGGGGGATCATTTCGAAGTCGACAAGGCGTTGGCAGAAGACGATTATTGCGACAAAAAGCACGCCCTGCTCAGCGACGCCGGGCTGGAGTGCCACGCGATTAGCGCCCACTTGGTCGGACAAGCCGTCTTGGACACGATTGACGAGCGTCACAAAGCGATCTTGCCGGCCTACGTTTGGGGCGACGGCGACCCGGCAGGGGTGAACGAGCGGGCAATCGAAGAGCTGAAAAATACCGCGCGTGCCGCTCAGAAATTTGGCGTGGAAGTCGTCAACGGGTTCACCGGCAGCAGCATTTGGCACCTGCTCTACTCGTTCCCACCCGTTCCGCCGAGCATGATCGATGCCGGGTTTGACCTGCTGGCCGAGCGATTCAATCCGATCTTGGACGTGTTCGGTGAATGCGGCGTCCGGTTTGCCTTGGAAGTCCACCCGACGGAAATCGCGTTCGACATCCATACCGCACAACGCGCCCTGGATGCGTTGGACAACCGACCCGAGTTCGGATTCAACTTCGACCCCAGCCACTTGATCTGGCAAGGCGTCGACCCAGTGAAGTTCATCCGCCAGTTCCACGACCGTATCTATCACGTCCACGTCAAAGACGCGATCGTGACGTTGGACGGCACAAGCGGAATCAACTGCAGCCACCTGAACTTTGGTGACCATCGACGCGGATGGGATTTCCGTAGCCCAGGTCGCGGTGGTGTCAATTTCGAGGAAATCATTCGCGCCCTGAACGATATCGATTACCAAGGTCCCCTGTCGATTGAATGGGAAGACAGCGGAATGGACCGTGAGTTTGGTGCCCGTGAAGCTTGTGAGTTCACCAAAAAACTCGATTTCTCACCCAGCGGACGCGCTTTTGATGCCGCGTTCGACGAAGCCAACGATTGA
- a CDS encoding thiazole synthase: MSNIINLQESSLESSSPESPLIVGRHTLASRLIVGTGRYDTMQQMKDSLDASGADCVTVAVRREKLYERGGQNILDFLDLDRYTLLPNTAGCYTAVDAIRAAKLGREILRTLGNPGADWVKLEVLGDSKTLLPDPAATVEACRELAAEGFSVLCYTSDCPVTARRLKEVGAASVMPAGSPIGSGQGLLNPNNLRIVLEYLKEDDPNYPVIVDAGVGTASDVSEAFELGGDGVLLNTAIAHARDPVRMAAAMKHAAIAGRHAFLAGRIPKRLYGTASSPSEGVISTRPYGSETKE; this comes from the coding sequence TTGAGCAACATCATCAACTTGCAAGAATCCTCCCTGGAATCCTCGTCGCCCGAGTCGCCGTTGATTGTCGGCCGACACACCCTGGCCAGTCGCTTGATCGTTGGCACCGGTCGTTACGACACGATGCAGCAAATGAAGGATTCGTTGGACGCGTCGGGCGCCGACTGTGTCACCGTCGCCGTTCGCCGTGAAAAGCTCTACGAGCGAGGCGGCCAAAACATCCTCGATTTCCTCGACTTGGACCGCTACACCCTGCTGCCCAATACAGCGGGTTGCTACACCGCCGTCGATGCAATCCGCGCCGCAAAACTTGGTCGAGAGATTCTGCGTACGCTGGGAAATCCGGGCGCGGACTGGGTAAAACTAGAAGTCCTGGGTGACAGCAAGACGCTCTTGCCCGATCCGGCCGCCACGGTGGAAGCCTGCCGTGAATTGGCTGCCGAAGGTTTCTCGGTGCTCTGCTACACCAGCGATTGTCCCGTGACCGCCCGTCGGCTGAAAGAAGTCGGTGCGGCAAGCGTGATGCCAGCCGGTAGCCCGATCGGCAGCGGACAAGGGCTGCTGAATCCGAACAACTTGAGGATCGTTCTGGAGTACCTCAAAGAAGACGATCCGAACTATCCCGTCATCGTGGACGCCGGCGTCGGCACAGCAAGCGATGTCAGCGAAGCGTTCGAATTGGGCGGTGATGGCGTGTTGCTCAACACCGCGATCGCCCACGCTCGTGATCCCGTCCGCATGGCAGCAGCAATGAAACACGCTGCGATCGCCGGCCGCCACGCATTCCTTGCAGGCCGCATCCCCAAGCGACTGTACGGAACCGCCAGCAGTCCATCGGAAGGAGTGATCAGCACACGCCCCTACGGCAGTGAAACAAAAGAGTGA
- a CDS encoding putative molybdenum carrier protein has product MPDSFCPQRIVSGGQTGVDRGALDAAIALGIEHGGWCPAGRLSEDGSIPSRYELVEMSSPEYPPRTEQNVIESDATLILYEGRLKGGTLLTKRLAEKWSKPVLCLRLDRDQVEIAQSWLQQHRPLTLNVAGPRETSSPGIQDRCMEFVVRILS; this is encoded by the coding sequence GTGCCCGATAGCTTTTGCCCACAGCGGATTGTCTCAGGCGGTCAGACAGGAGTCGATCGCGGGGCGTTGGATGCTGCGATCGCATTGGGCATTGAACACGGAGGATGGTGCCCAGCCGGCCGGCTTTCCGAAGACGGCTCCATCCCCAGTCGGTACGAACTCGTTGAAATGAGTTCCCCTGAGTATCCGCCACGCACGGAGCAAAACGTGATCGAATCGGATGCCACGCTGATACTGTACGAAGGTCGACTGAAGGGTGGAACTTTGTTGACGAAACGGCTGGCGGAGAAGTGGAGCAAGCCCGTTCTGTGCTTGAGATTGGATCGCGATCAAGTGGAAATCGCACAATCGTGGTTGCAACAACATCGCCCATTGACCCTGAACGTCGCCGGTCCACGAGAGACGAGCTCGCCCGGGATCCAGGATCGTTGTATGGAATTCGTGGTGCGCATTCTCAGTTAG
- a CDS encoding RluA family pseudouridine synthase, producing the protein MNRGNHTTQLAGEAVLYEDNHLLVINKPAGVATMGAETGEPTIHAMATAYLKHKYNKPGNVFVGIVSRLDAMTTGVLVLARTSKAASRLSTQFAGGGHPSDASKNRKRKASDAAQKLYLAIVQGDWSDSGLSDSGTLVDMVWKDDAAHRMRVARAKRTDTQRAEMKYAVLGRMADRTMLAIRLVTGRKHQIRLQLADRGHPIIGDRKYGADVAFKLGVALHSWQLLITHPTRATPLRFVAPLPDFWGNLAGIAGEADAQQTIAQALDWTTDTPVTQNST; encoded by the coding sequence ATGAATCGAGGGAACCACACGACACAGCTTGCTGGCGAAGCGGTGCTCTATGAAGACAACCATTTGCTGGTCATCAACAAACCCGCCGGCGTAGCGACCATGGGTGCCGAGACAGGCGAGCCTACGATTCATGCCATGGCGACTGCCTATTTGAAGCACAAATACAACAAACCCGGGAACGTGTTTGTCGGGATCGTCAGTCGACTCGATGCGATGACCACCGGTGTTTTGGTGCTGGCGCGAACCAGCAAGGCAGCCAGCCGATTGTCGACGCAATTTGCAGGCGGCGGACATCCATCCGATGCGAGCAAGAACCGCAAACGCAAAGCGTCCGATGCGGCACAGAAGCTTTATTTGGCGATCGTGCAAGGCGACTGGAGTGACTCCGGACTGAGTGACTCGGGAACACTCGTCGACATGGTTTGGAAAGACGACGCGGCGCACCGAATGCGTGTTGCCCGAGCAAAACGCACCGATACGCAGCGAGCCGAAATGAAATACGCTGTTCTCGGGCGAATGGCGGATCGTACGATGCTGGCGATTCGATTGGTGACCGGTCGAAAGCACCAGATTCGTCTTCAACTGGCCGATCGTGGGCATCCGATCATCGGCGATCGCAAGTACGGCGCCGACGTCGCGTTCAAACTCGGGGTTGCTCTGCACAGTTGGCAGCTTTTAATTACACATCCCACACGAGCGACTCCGCTGCGATTCGTCGCGCCCCTACCAGACTTTTGGGGAAATCTTGCTGGCATCGCTGGTGAGGCGGACGCTCAGCAGACCATAGCACAAGCGTTGGACTGGACCACGGATACTCCGGTCACTCAAAATTCAACCTAA
- a CDS encoding DUF1598 domain-containing protein, giving the protein MRLLNLTLTVAAILAALHIAPPAGFADDLRKQIAAGEFSVAKQAAVPNSIPAQRDQVLAQIAVAQTSSGDPVAAGVTLRGIDSPDARRQAIGAARGGSSFADFDSLMQLIQQTVVPDTWEALGGPSTMAPYPQGVYVDPVGTVQPCLTVAASDPLRQLNAMLTPPLPGDVDHADAWMSPSAMRFISLRRLRDVMAERQLAGIAYDDAMRHMAGLSRIQYVILTDDDVIVGGPVGGIDVAGGWYLDRQSGDAAMRSDFLFACLASASANQPFGCTIDPTPAGMQQAAEVGARIKSGQLPIGLAAKSLQDALGMQRVEVFGIAGDTAIGHLMVEADRHMKQLALGEAEMPEGVKNYLDAIDATIAQGPPDELLLRLWFTARPQSVRADADRTVFEIAGDAIQLSGQNQRALATGGRGNVLVDPRTQMFVDEFNRQFGAIRDRYPVYAALESVYHAASAAQVMHQHADADATKRLLAGLAADATYPQYALTAPRQVESIATLHKVRNGRKMHHVLLASGGVAVDTRVAVGENISDYPTLTSLRGTEQNAPPTIQRWWWDR; this is encoded by the coding sequence ATGCGCTTGCTGAATCTGACGCTCACGGTTGCTGCGATCTTGGCAGCGTTGCATATTGCCCCTCCAGCCGGCTTTGCCGATGACCTGCGGAAGCAAATTGCGGCAGGCGAATTCTCCGTGGCCAAACAGGCTGCGGTACCCAACAGCATTCCTGCTCAGCGGGACCAGGTCTTGGCTCAGATCGCTGTCGCTCAAACGTCCTCGGGCGATCCCGTTGCTGCCGGCGTTACCCTTCGAGGCATCGACTCCCCCGATGCTCGCCGGCAAGCCATCGGCGCCGCACGGGGCGGCAGCTCTTTCGCCGACTTTGACTCGCTGATGCAGCTGATTCAGCAGACGGTTGTCCCGGACACATGGGAAGCACTCGGCGGTCCCAGCACGATGGCACCGTATCCCCAAGGCGTCTACGTCGACCCGGTGGGAACCGTCCAGCCGTGCCTCACAGTGGCGGCATCGGATCCGCTGAGGCAACTCAACGCGATGCTGACACCACCGTTGCCAGGGGACGTCGACCACGCCGACGCATGGATGTCGCCATCGGCCATGCGTTTCATCTCACTTCGTCGCCTCCGCGATGTGATGGCCGAACGTCAGCTTGCGGGCATTGCCTACGACGACGCGATGCGTCACATGGCAGGACTGTCTCGAATCCAATACGTGATCTTGACCGACGACGATGTGATCGTCGGTGGTCCGGTGGGTGGCATCGATGTCGCAGGCGGCTGGTATCTTGATCGACAAAGTGGCGATGCGGCAATGCGAAGCGATTTCCTTTTTGCCTGCTTGGCTTCCGCTTCGGCCAATCAACCCTTCGGATGCACGATCGATCCGACTCCGGCGGGCATGCAACAGGCGGCCGAGGTCGGCGCCCGAATCAAATCCGGACAGCTCCCCATCGGATTGGCTGCAAAATCATTGCAAGACGCCTTGGGCATGCAACGTGTGGAGGTCTTTGGGATCGCGGGTGACACTGCGATCGGGCACTTGATGGTCGAAGCCGACCGGCACATGAAACAACTGGCGTTGGGTGAAGCCGAGATGCCTGAGGGAGTAAAAAACTATTTGGATGCAATCGATGCCACGATTGCTCAAGGACCACCGGATGAGTTGCTGCTGAGACTTTGGTTCACCGCGCGGCCGCAATCGGTACGGGCCGACGCGGATCGGACCGTGTTCGAAATCGCCGGTGATGCGATTCAATTGAGCGGTCAAAACCAACGTGCTTTGGCAACAGGTGGACGCGGCAACGTCTTGGTCGATCCGCGAACCCAAATGTTCGTGGACGAGTTCAACCGACAGTTCGGCGCGATCCGCGATCGGTATCCGGTCTACGCGGCTCTCGAGTCGGTTTATCACGCCGCGTCGGCCGCCCAAGTGATGCATCAACATGCAGACGCCGATGCGACGAAGCGGTTATTGGCGGGACTGGCTGCGGACGCAACATACCCGCAATACGCGTTGACGGCGCCTCGCCAAGTCGAATCGATCGCGACGCTCCATAAAGTTCGAAACGGTCGTAAGATGCATCACGTCTTGTTGGCCAGCGGCGGTGTCGCCGTGGACACCCGCGTGGCCGTCGGCGAAAACATCAGTGACTACCCAACACTGACATCCTTGCGTGGAACCGAGCAAAACGCGCCACCCACCATTCAACGCTGGTGGTGGGACCGATAA
- the thiS gene encoding sulfur carrier protein ThiS, with the protein MIKITVNGKAVQIEEPMTVQQLLDTVEVPPNYLAVELNADVVPREEYGSHTVHDGDDVEVVTLVGGG; encoded by the coding sequence ATGATTAAGATCACCGTGAACGGAAAGGCCGTTCAGATCGAAGAACCGATGACGGTCCAGCAATTGCTTGACACGGTCGAGGTACCGCCCAACTATTTGGCGGTCGAGCTGAACGCAGATGTCGTTCCCCGAGAGGAATACGGCTCGCACACCGTTCACGATGGCGATGATGTCGAAGTCGTCACCCTGGTCGGTGGCGGCTGA